From Curtobacterium sp. MCBA15_012:
TTGTCGGCAGGGTCGGGACGGGCAGGGTCGGGACGGGCAGGGGGCCGATCGGGAGCGCGCCCTCGACGGGCGACACGACCGTGCCGACCGTGCCGGGCAGCGTGCCGACGGTGCTCCCGACGCCGCCCAGCAGGTCGTCGGTGACGCCCGTGACGGGGCGCGTGACCGTGCCGAGCGTGTCGTCACCGAGCAGGTCCCCGGTGACCGGCAGGACGCCGAGCAGGCCGTCGATCGCCTCGACCACCGCCGCGGTGGGGCGCGCGTCGGTGATGGCCTGCACGGTCCCGGTGACGGGCGTGAGGACGCCGACCACGGTGTCGGTGAGCGGCCGGGAGGCGGTGCCTGCGCCGTCCGCGTCGGCCGCCGTGGTCGGGGTGGTCGCCACCGACCCCGTCAGGCCGCCGACCAGGTCGGCCACCGGTCGCGCGGGTGCGGCCGGAGCACCGGCCACCGGGGCGGCCGGCGTCGCCGGTGCCGCAGCGGGCGTGCTCGACGACGGCGTCGCAGCGGCCGGAGCGTGGGCTGCGGGGGCCGGGGCAGCGGGCGCCGGGGCGCTGACCGGGGCCGGAGCCGCGGGAGCAGGGGCTCGCACCGGGGCCGGGGCCGCGGGAGCCGGGGCTCGCACCGGGGCCGGAGCAGCGGGAGCGGGTGCCGGAGCAGCGGGAGCCGGTGCCGCCGCGGGCACCACCGAGCGGACCGGCGCGACGACCTGGTCCACGGTGGAGCCCACCGTGCCGGTCACGCCCTGCACGAGTCCGCCGACCAGGCTGCGCTGCTGGACGCCCTCGGCGGAGGCCGGACGGGCACCGAGCACGAGCGAGAGCAGCACGAGGGCCGCGGCGACGCCGACGCCCGCGAGGACGTACCGGAGCATCGCGCGCCAGGGGTCGCGCAACGGCTGGTCCATGCGCTCACCTCCTGATCTCGGCTGCGCACGTAGAGTGGTTGACCGGTACCGTACGCCGGTCCACTCCGGAATGCACCCCTTTTCGGAGCAATCTTCAAGAAAGGCCGGACGTGGTCTCGATCTTCAACGCCCCGACCCGCAACCTCGACGTCGTCACGCTGCACGAGGTCCTCCGTCTGCGTCAGGACGTCTTCGTCGTCGAGCAGGAGTGCGCCTACGGCGACATCGACGGCCGCGACCTCGAGCCCGGCACGCTGCAGTTCTGGGCCGGTCAGGGGTCGGTCGACGCCACCCTCCGCCTGCTCCGCGAACCGGACGGCACCGAGCGGATCGGCCGGGTCGCCACGGCCCGGCACGCGCGTGGGCAGGGCCTCGGTGCCCGGCTCATGGAGGCCGCGATCGCCGAGTCGCGGTCGGGCTCGATCGCGATCCACGCGCAGGCGCACCTCGAGCGGTGGTACGGCCGGTTCGGTTTCGTGCGCTCCGGGGACGACTTCGTCGAGGACGCGATCCCGCACGTCCCGATGACCCGCACGCGCTAGCCGCCTCCCCCGTCACCTCGGCGCGGGTGCACCCGTGCCGGGGTCAGGCCCGCCAGCGCCGGAGCTCGTCGAACGAGCGGCCCTGCGTGGCCCGGTCGGCCACGAGTCGCTCGAACACGATGTTCGTCTGGGTCGTGGCCACCGCCGGGTCGCCGCTGAGCTCGTCGGCCACGAAGTCCCGGAGCTGCTCGGTCGACGTGCAGGCGATGTGCACGAGGAAGTCCTTGTCGCCCGCGAGGAACGACACGTCCTGCACGACGGGCACCCGGAGCAGGCGCTTCGCGAAGT
This genomic window contains:
- a CDS encoding GNAT family N-acetyltransferase, with amino-acid sequence MVSIFNAPTRNLDVVTLHEVLRLRQDVFVVEQECAYGDIDGRDLEPGTLQFWAGQGSVDATLRLLREPDGTERIGRVATARHARGQGLGARLMEAAIAESRSGSIAIHAQAHLERWYGRFGFVRSGDDFVEDAIPHVPMTRTR